In the Caballeronia sp. LZ062 genome, one interval contains:
- a CDS encoding porin, whose translation MRFIRQTILAMAAAAAAGSAAAQSSVTLYGVVDVFGQYLNNGGTSSIMERSGGLAGSQIGFKGTEDLGGGLRAVFDLESGYTPNTGGFFVDPTALFYRQAWLGLTHERYGTLSFGRQYQPTFWVLYYGDPFRGNEVLSPLSAAAIATDRNTLSTQAGPGRLSNSVLYKSPNLNGVTLYAMYALAATSSYPVPTTLGNTLDVAAMYSGYGFYAGIAYQNEHQGVRTLPGLPGPLAMMSTDHYTGALAYRFGIVNLQFNYIYSRPQSAPAGSLAARLNAANSNSVAEAGMTIQATDADVIEFAAVQRKVRGVNSNTLAFELGADHSLSKRTSVYARAGYMKNHGTATMSWPGVSVTKPQTSQTLVGVGLSHRF comes from the coding sequence GTGCGCTTCATCAGACAGACGATTTTGGCAATGGCGGCGGCCGCTGCGGCCGGTAGCGCGGCGGCGCAATCGAGCGTCACGCTGTACGGCGTGGTCGATGTATTCGGCCAATATCTCAACAACGGCGGAACATCCTCGATCATGGAGCGCAGTGGCGGGCTGGCCGGTTCGCAGATCGGCTTCAAGGGAACCGAAGACCTGGGCGGCGGCTTGCGCGCGGTGTTCGACCTGGAAAGCGGATACACGCCCAACACCGGCGGGTTTTTCGTCGATCCTACCGCCTTGTTCTACCGGCAGGCGTGGCTCGGGCTGACGCACGAGCGATACGGCACGCTGTCGTTCGGCCGTCAGTACCAGCCGACGTTCTGGGTGCTGTATTACGGCGATCCGTTCAGAGGCAACGAAGTCTTGTCGCCGCTCTCCGCTGCAGCGATCGCCACTGACCGTAACACGCTCTCCACTCAAGCCGGACCCGGCCGGCTCAGCAATTCGGTGCTGTATAAGTCGCCGAATCTGAACGGCGTCACGCTGTACGCGATGTACGCGCTCGCGGCTACATCGTCGTATCCGGTGCCGACGACGTTGGGCAACACGCTCGACGTCGCCGCCATGTACAGCGGATACGGCTTCTATGCGGGCATCGCCTATCAGAACGAGCATCAGGGCGTGAGGACGCTGCCGGGGCTGCCGGGGCCGCTCGCCATGATGTCGACCGACCACTATACGGGTGCGCTCGCGTATCGCTTCGGCATCGTCAATCTGCAGTTCAACTACATCTACTCGCGTCCGCAGAGCGCACCGGCTGGTTCGCTCGCGGCACGCCTGAACGCGGCGAATTCGAACAGTGTCGCCGAGGCCGGCATGACCATTCAGGCGACGGATGCGGACGTGATCGAGTTCGCCGCCGTCCAGCGGAAAGTGCGCGGCGTGAACAGCAACACGCTGGCGTTCGAACTCGGCGCGGATCACAGCTTGTCGAAGCGCACGAGCGTCTATGCCCGCGCGGGCTACATGAAGAACCACGGCACGGCGACGATGAGCTGGCCCGGCGTCTCGGTGACGAAGCCACAGACATCGCAGACGCTCGTCGGCGTGGGCTTGTCTCACCGTTTCTGA
- a CDS encoding SDR family NAD(P)-dependent oxidoreductase produces the protein MKLEQKVAVVTGAASGLGLATCKALAAAGATVVGFDLDADTLREALGPSIASFAVDVADESSVQQAVGAVVAMHGRVNIAVNCAGVLGPCKTISKGQLFPSELWSRVLAVNLTGTFNVVRHVALAMTKNDPEDTGERGVIINTASGAAKGGQMGQAAYSASKAGVIGMTIPVARDLAEHGIRVLAVSPGLFESGMSAAMPQKVSDGLIEKMLFPRRMGRAEEFAALVVHLIENAYMNATVVDIDCGTR, from the coding sequence ATGAAACTTGAACAGAAGGTGGCGGTCGTCACCGGCGCAGCGTCGGGGCTCGGTCTCGCGACGTGCAAGGCGCTCGCCGCAGCGGGCGCGACGGTGGTCGGTTTCGATCTCGACGCGGACACGCTGAGAGAGGCGCTCGGCCCGTCCATCGCGTCCTTCGCGGTCGATGTCGCCGACGAATCGAGCGTGCAGCAGGCAGTCGGCGCGGTCGTCGCCATGCATGGGCGCGTGAATATCGCAGTGAATTGCGCGGGCGTGCTCGGCCCGTGCAAGACCATTTCGAAGGGCCAGCTCTTTCCGAGCGAACTGTGGAGCCGCGTCCTGGCCGTCAATCTGACCGGCACGTTCAACGTGGTGCGCCATGTGGCGCTCGCCATGACGAAGAACGACCCGGAAGACACGGGCGAGCGCGGCGTCATCATCAACACGGCGTCCGGCGCGGCGAAGGGCGGTCAGATGGGACAGGCTGCCTACAGCGCCAGCAAGGCGGGTGTGATCGGCATGACGATTCCCGTGGCGCGCGATCTCGCGGAACACGGCATTCGCGTGCTGGCGGTGTCGCCCGGGTTGTTCGAATCGGGCATGTCGGCGGCCATGCCGCAGAAGGTGTCGGACGGGCTCATCGAGAAGATGCTCTTCCCGCGACGAATGGGCCGCGCCGAAGAGTTTGCCGCGCTCGTCGTTCATCTGATCGAGAACGCATACATGAACGCAACCGTCGTCGATATCGACTGCGGCACGCGCTAG
- a CDS encoding electron transfer flavoprotein subunit beta/FixA family protein has protein sequence MKVLIAIKRVTDANVKVGVKSDNTGVELANVKMSMNPFDEIAVEEAVRLKEAGVATEVIAVSCGVTQCQETLRTALAIGADRAILVESAEELQPLAVAKLLKALVDQEKPELVILGKQAIDDDSNQTGQMLAALAGLPQATFASKVVIADGCATVSREVDGGAETLSLKLPAVVTTDLRLNEPRYVTLPNIMKAKKKPLTTVTPADLGVDVAPRLKTLKVTEPPKRSAGVTVPDVKTLVEKLKTEAKVI, from the coding sequence GTGAAGGTTCTGATTGCAATCAAGCGAGTGACGGACGCCAACGTGAAGGTCGGCGTGAAATCGGACAACACGGGCGTCGAACTCGCCAACGTGAAGATGTCGATGAACCCGTTCGACGAAATCGCCGTTGAAGAGGCGGTGCGTCTGAAGGAAGCGGGCGTCGCAACCGAAGTGATCGCGGTGTCGTGCGGCGTCACGCAATGTCAGGAAACGCTGCGCACGGCGCTGGCTATCGGCGCGGATCGCGCGATTCTTGTCGAATCTGCCGAGGAATTGCAGCCGCTGGCGGTCGCGAAGCTGCTCAAGGCGCTCGTCGATCAGGAAAAGCCGGAGCTCGTGATTCTGGGCAAGCAAGCCATTGACGACGATTCGAACCAGACCGGGCAGATGCTCGCCGCTTTGGCGGGCCTGCCGCAAGCGACGTTCGCATCGAAAGTCGTGATCGCCGATGGCTGCGCCACCGTCTCGCGCGAAGTCGATGGCGGCGCGGAAACGCTGTCGTTGAAGCTGCCCGCGGTCGTCACGACCGACCTGCGCCTGAACGAGCCGCGCTACGTCACACTGCCGAACATCATGAAGGCGAAGAAAAAGCCGCTGACGACGGTCACGCCCGCCGATCTCGGCGTCGATGTCGCGCCGCGTCTGAAGACGCTCAAAGTCACCGAGCCGCCGAAGCGCAGCGCCGGTGTGACGGTGCCGGACGTGAAGACGCTGGTCGAGAAACTGAAAACCGAAGCAAAGGTGATCTAA
- a CDS encoding FAD-binding protein, which yields MTTLVIAEHDNASIKAATLNTVAAAAKLGGDIHVLVAGSNAQGAADQAAKIAGVSKVLLADASQLAEGLAENVEGTVRNIAKDYSHIVAPATAYGKNIAPRIAAHLDVAQISEITAVVSADTFERPIYAGNAIATVQSSDPIKVITVRATGFDPVAAEGGSASVEKIEAAADAGVSQFVNREVTKLDRPELTSANIIVSGGRGLGSGENYTQVLEPLADKLGAALGASRAAVDAGYVPNDYQVGQTGKIVAPQLYVAVGISGAIQHLAGMKDSKVIVAINKDAEAPIFSVADYSLVGDLFAEVPRLVSELGAAA from the coding sequence GTGACGACACTGGTAATTGCGGAACACGACAACGCGTCGATCAAGGCGGCGACGTTGAACACGGTCGCGGCAGCGGCCAAGCTGGGCGGCGACATTCACGTGCTCGTCGCGGGATCGAACGCGCAAGGCGCCGCGGATCAGGCCGCGAAGATCGCGGGCGTTTCGAAGGTGCTGCTCGCCGATGCGTCGCAGTTGGCCGAAGGCCTTGCGGAGAACGTCGAAGGCACGGTGCGGAACATCGCGAAGGACTATTCGCACATCGTTGCCCCGGCGACGGCTTACGGCAAGAACATCGCGCCGCGCATCGCCGCGCATCTCGATGTCGCGCAGATCAGCGAGATCACGGCTGTCGTCAGCGCCGATACGTTCGAGCGCCCGATCTACGCGGGTAACGCTATCGCAACCGTCCAGTCGAGCGATCCGATCAAGGTCATCACCGTGCGTGCGACGGGCTTCGATCCGGTGGCGGCGGAAGGCGGCAGCGCATCGGTCGAGAAAATCGAAGCAGCGGCGGACGCGGGCGTCTCGCAGTTCGTGAACCGCGAAGTGACGAAGCTCGACCGGCCCGAACTGACGAGCGCGAACATCATCGTCTCCGGCGGGCGCGGTTTGGGCAGCGGCGAGAACTACACGCAAGTGCTGGAACCGCTCGCCGACAAACTGGGCGCAGCGCTCGGCGCATCGCGCGCAGCGGTCGATGCGGGCTACGTGCCGAACGACTATCAAGTCGGCCAGACGGGCAAGATCGTCGCGCCGCAGTTGTATGTGGCCGTCGGCATTTCGGGCGCCATTCAGCACTTGGCCGGCATGAAGGACAGCAAGGTGATCGTCGCGATCAACAAGGACGCCGAAGCGCCTATTTTCAGCGTGGCGGATTACAGCCTCGTCGGTGATTTGTTTGCCGAGGTGCCTCGACTGGTCAGCGAATTGGGCGCGGCGGCGTAG
- a CDS encoding 3-hydroxyacyl-CoA dehydrogenase NAD-binding domain-containing protein: protein MTAMYQVHDGVAVITLDHPPVNGLGHATRTGIMNAMSRASDDAAVKAIVITGAGKAFSGGADIREFGTPKAFQEPSLATVIETIERSGKPVVAAIHSVAMGGGLELALGCHYRLATRQAKIALPEVNLGLLPGAGGTQRLPRAIGLEAALNMIVSGKTMLAEHFAGTRLFNEIVADDVVAAAVQFARDVAERAGSHPKLRDAKVQHDHAEAYLGFARNTVAANAGPYPAPLACVNAVAASLKPFDAGIEAERNGFMALMNTPESRALRHAFLGERTASRIPNVPADTPTRAIAKVAVIGAGTMGGGIAMNFLNAGVPVTILEMKGDALERGVGAIRRNYENTAKKGKLTQDEVEARMARLSTTLSYGDIRDADLVIEAVFEDLEVKKSVFQRLDEVAKPGAILASNTSTLDIDAIASFTKRPHDVIGLHFFSPANVMKLLEVVRGDRTAKDVLATVMQLAKKIGKVAVVSGVCDGFIGNRMVEQYSRQAGFLLDEGALPQQVDRAIERFGFAMGPFRMIDMAGNDISWAIRKRRAVERPEFNYSKTGDLLCEMGRFGQKVQAGWYDYKPGDRRAYPSAVVDEMIVRHSKDLGLARRKISDEEIVERLVFALVNEGALILQEGIASKASDIDMVYLHGYGFPKFRGGPMQYADEIGLYAVVQAIHRYAKGYQGHAWQVAPLLQRLAEAGASFND from the coding sequence ATGACAGCGATGTACCAGGTCCATGACGGCGTGGCCGTCATCACGCTCGACCATCCTCCGGTCAACGGTCTGGGTCATGCAACCCGGACCGGCATCATGAACGCCATGAGCCGCGCGAGCGACGACGCAGCGGTAAAGGCCATCGTCATCACTGGCGCGGGCAAGGCGTTCTCGGGAGGCGCGGACATCCGCGAGTTCGGCACGCCGAAGGCGTTTCAGGAGCCGAGCCTCGCGACGGTCATCGAAACCATCGAGCGGTCCGGGAAGCCGGTCGTCGCGGCCATTCACTCGGTGGCCATGGGCGGCGGACTGGAACTTGCGCTCGGCTGCCACTACCGGCTGGCGACGCGGCAAGCGAAGATCGCACTGCCCGAAGTCAATCTCGGTCTCTTGCCCGGCGCGGGTGGCACCCAGCGCCTGCCGCGCGCAATCGGCCTGGAAGCCGCGCTCAACATGATCGTGTCGGGCAAGACCATGCTCGCTGAACACTTCGCGGGGACGCGGCTCTTCAATGAGATCGTCGCGGACGATGTCGTCGCGGCCGCCGTGCAGTTCGCGCGCGATGTCGCCGAGCGCGCCGGTTCGCATCCCAAGCTGCGCGACGCGAAAGTGCAGCACGACCACGCAGAAGCGTATCTCGGCTTCGCGCGCAATACGGTCGCGGCGAACGCGGGCCCGTATCCCGCGCCGCTTGCGTGCGTGAATGCGGTCGCGGCATCGCTAAAGCCGTTCGACGCGGGTATCGAGGCCGAGCGCAACGGCTTCATGGCGTTGATGAACACGCCGGAATCTCGCGCGCTGCGTCACGCGTTTCTCGGCGAACGCACGGCGAGCCGCATTCCCAACGTGCCCGCCGACACGCCGACGCGCGCCATCGCGAAGGTCGCCGTGATCGGCGCGGGCACGATGGGCGGCGGCATCGCAATGAATTTCCTGAACGCGGGCGTGCCGGTCACGATCCTGGAAATGAAAGGCGACGCGCTGGAGCGAGGCGTCGGCGCGATCCGCCGCAATTACGAGAACACGGCCAAGAAGGGCAAGCTCACGCAAGACGAGGTGGAGGCACGCATGGCGCGGCTTTCGACCACGCTCTCGTACGGCGACATCCGCGACGCCGATCTCGTGATCGAAGCGGTGTTCGAAGACCTGGAGGTCAAGAAGAGCGTGTTCCAGCGGCTCGACGAGGTGGCGAAGCCCGGCGCGATCTTGGCATCGAACACGTCGACGCTCGACATCGACGCCATCGCGTCTTTCACGAAACGTCCGCACGACGTGATCGGCCTGCACTTCTTCAGCCCCGCGAACGTGATGAAGCTGCTGGAAGTCGTGCGCGGGGACCGGACCGCGAAGGACGTGCTTGCCACGGTGATGCAGCTCGCGAAGAAGATCGGCAAGGTCGCGGTGGTCTCGGGCGTGTGCGACGGCTTCATCGGCAATCGCATGGTCGAGCAGTACAGCCGGCAAGCGGGCTTTCTGCTCGACGAAGGCGCGTTGCCGCAGCAAGTGGATCGCGCGATCGAACGCTTCGGCTTCGCGATGGGTCCGTTCCGCATGATCGACATGGCGGGCAACGACATCAGCTGGGCGATCCGCAAGCGCCGCGCCGTGGAGCGTCCCGAGTTCAACTACTCGAAGACGGGCGACCTGCTGTGCGAAATGGGGCGCTTCGGCCAGAAAGTGCAGGCCGGTTGGTACGACTACAAGCCGGGCGATCGCCGAGCGTATCCGAGCGCGGTCGTCGACGAAATGATCGTGCGGCATTCGAAGGACTTGGGGCTTGCGCGCCGCAAGATCAGCGACGAGGAAATCGTCGAGCGGCTCGTGTTCGCGCTCGTCAACGAAGGCGCGTTGATCCTGCAGGAAGGCATCGCGTCGAAGGCATC